Genomic DNA from Leishmania infantum JPCM5 genome chromosome 24:
tccccctccccgtccaCCATCTCCCTCGCCCCATACACGCACGCTTGTACAGATctaacaaaaaaaaagcacatCGGATAAGTGCCATGCTCCGCCGCGTTgccccgctgctggcggagtTTAACTTCGTGCCCCTAGTATCGAAGGTGTCGCACAAGGAAACCAAGTACCGTCTCTTGACCAAGGACTATGTCTCTGTGGTGCAGCCCGGCGCTGGGCTGCCGGAGATGCTGCGAGTGGATCCGGCAGCACTTACGCTGCTGTCCTCCACGGCCTTCGATGATGTAGAGCATCTGCTACGCTCTTCGCACCTCATGTGCCTGCGCAAGATCTTCGACGATCCCGAggccagcgacaacgacAGGTTTgtagcgctgcagctgctgaagaaCGCGAACATCTCCTCGGCCCGCTTGCTGCCCGGCTGCCAGGATACCGGCACGGCCATCATCGCGGGCTACCGCGGCGATCAGGTGTTTGTGCCCGGCAACGACGAAGAGGCCCTCAGCCGCGGCGTGTACGACATCTTCCAGAAGCGCAACTTCCGCTACAGCCAGAACGTACCGCTCAGCATGTACGATGAGAAGAACACCGGCACGAACCTGCCAGCGCAGATTGACCTCTACGCCAGCAAGGGGATGGAGTACAGCTTCATGTTCGTCGCGAAgggcggcggctcggcaaACAAGTCCttcctgctgcaggagagcAAGTCCGTGCTCAACCCCAAGTCGCTTCGCAAGTTCCTCAAGGAGAAGCTAGCCATGTTCGGCACCTCGGCCTGCCCGCCGTAccacgtcgccgtcgtcattGGTGGTACGAGCGCTGAGATGACCATGAAGGTGTTGAAGTACGCCTCCTGCCACTACTATGACGACCTGATCACAAAGCCAGATATGAAGACGGGCTACACATTCCGCGACCTTGAGCTagagaaggaggtgctggagatATGCCAGAACATCGGGATGGGTGCTCAGTTTGGCGGCAAGTACTACGCCCATGACGTGCGCGTGATCCGCATGCCTCGCCACGGGGCCTCCTGTCCCATCGGCATCGGTGTTTCGTGCAGCGCGGATCGCCAGGCGCTTGGCAAGATCAACAAGGATGGCGTGtggctggaggagctggagatgGAGCCGTCCCAGTACCTGCCGGATGTGAAGGAGGATCAACTGCTCAAGACGCCAGCGGTCATGGTGAACCTGAACCGGCCCATGCCAGAGGTTCTTCAGGAGCTCTCCAAGCACCCCGTCAGGACCCGCCTCAGCCTCACGGGCACCATTATCGTGGCGCGCGACAGTGCCCACGCCCGGATGCGCGAGATGCTAGAGGCTGGtaagccgctgccgcagtaCATGAAGGAGCACCCCGTGTACTACGCCGGCCCGGCGAAGCAGCCCGACGGTCTTCCGTCCGGCTCCTTTGGCCCGACGACGGCTGGCCGCATGGACCCGTTTGTCGACCTCTTCCAGTCTCACGGCGGCTCCATGGTGATGCTCGCCAAAGGCAACCGCAGCAAGCAGGTGACGAAAGCGTGCCACAAGTACGGCGGCTTCTACCTGGGCAGCATCGGCGGCCCAGCGGCCGTGCTGGCGCAGGATGCTATCAAGAAGGTGGAGTGCCTTGACATGAAGGACCTTGGCATGGAGGCGGTGTGGAAGATCGAAGTGGAGAACTTCCCGGCCTTCATCGTTGTGGATGACAAGGGCAACGACTTCTTCGAACAGCTCTAGACAACGGCGCGATGAAGGATGCGCGCAGACGCGTTTTCGCACGAAAGTCGTGCAAGAGGGAAAGGGCTCTCTCGTTTTTCCTGTTTACGCATCGGCATGGCTGCAACCCGCGCGAGTGCGAAGTGAGGGGCTACAGAGGGCGGCACGGTTTGCacctgcgtctgcgcgtgtgcgccctGGCCATGCCGTTTCGGTGCGTGCAGTGCAcgccggcgcacgcgctcgctACCGTTTTCCCTATCCTCCCCCGCCTTCCATGCCACCCGCTTTGGTGTTGCTGCCGTCTCAATATTTCTGCaccctgtgcgtgtgtgcgtgcgtctgatCGACGTCTCTCTGTGGGTGTCTGCCAGTCTGCgtatgtgtgggtgtgggtgtagATGGCCTGCCCCTGCCCCCGCCCACACACTTCCTCCTTGCCCATACAACGAAGGGCACCAGAAAGGAGAACTGAACATCTCGAGGATAGGGCGCTCTCGCAGGCTGAGAACATGCATGGAGGGGGACGGAGAGGCACGAAGGAACGCACGCATCGGTGCGACGTCTCTCGTCTATCCCTTCAAGTGTATGCAGACGGCAGGCGCTCGCGAACCATTGAAGTACAGAAAAGCAGCCAACATCAGGGGCGAGAGAAGAAACGCGGAGGCATAAAGCTCGACCATGTGTTGACGTCGCGCCTCGCTTCGCGCTTTCCGTGGTGTGGATGGTGCGCGCTTGTCTCTCTCGAGCCCTTCCCtaccccttcctcctcgtcttaGGTGTTCACGGGCTCTATGCGCTGTCCTCGACCGTGTTGACTGATCGCTCGTtcgctgtgcgtgctcgctgtgcctgcgcgagtgagagagcgcgcgtgtatgtgtacgtgcgttggctgctctgcctctcgccgccgtcctGCTCGCTCTCCACCACTCCCGTGTGCATCAGCTGTTTCACtagcccctccctcttttttggAAGCTAGCTTGATGTCTCACGGAGGTTGCGGTCTGCGCCACCTTTTGCCTCGTCCTTACAGTGTATGGCCTATGCCGACTTGTTTCGTGTCTTGCCGCTTTCTTGGTCTCTACGACTCCCCTCACCCCGCGCTCTGTGGGAGTCGTTGGTGCACGCGTGGGTGCGTGTTCATCGTTTGGGTTCTCTcccgcgtcggcggccgctTCCTTGTTCGGTtgctttcgtttttgttCGCTTGTGCTCTTTTACTTGACGCATTCTTATAACCTTGGCAGTTTGCTaaccacccacacccacacacaccgcacCCCGATCCCACCCCACCGCCCACTTGCGCGACGATCGCCGGCTTATCTCTGCGCCCCTCTTCccagcatcaccaccacgAAGCACCTTCGCTCGACACGTGAAAAACGAGGCAGCTTCCCCGCATGCACCTCACTTCCACGCTCACGCTTCATGAGGAGGTAATAAAGTCGACGTGCGCAGAACGGCCAAAGAGGTCCGGAACGGGAAGGGAAACCGATGCTCGCGCCCCCCTGCCTTGCTcacacgcacctgcacaAGCGCGTCCATGCAGGTGCAGGCTGGACTCCTTTTCCGGCGTTGTAAAGAAACCTGCGGtccagcgacgcggcagtCACGTGCCGGTCCcctgcgccgtcgtgcgtgcacgtCAGCGGCGGGTTCTTCTTCTTTCCTTTGTTTCCGTTCTCTGTATGGTCCTGTGAAGGGGGTCTGCGCATCACGTCGTTCATGAGGCACGCGCCGACTCTCTGACACCGAGTCcgatgcatgtgtgtgtgtggtctcGAAGCCCACTGACATGTCTGCACTCCCGCATCGTTCTCGTCTTCCGCCCTCACCCTCTCCCACCCTCTTCTGCTCTCTTCGCGGCTGCTATAATGCTGGTTGCTCCTTTCTTTCTATCTAGCTGTCTGTCTACTCTTGTCGAGTAGCACCGTCTTTCGCCTGTTGCTGTGCGCTCGCGGAAGTCGGCGTGACTGTGCCTGTGCAGGTGTGGACCAACTCAGCTCGACTGCCGCGCGGTGTGCGCTGGCCGTTCTCTTCGCGTCTACATCGATTCCTTACTGGcatacaccacacacgcacacgaggaCAAAATACGTCTCGCTCCTGAGCAGCTCTGCGTCTCCTGGCGCGTTCGTGGCCGGGCACGACGCACAGCTCCATCAGAGGagctcaccaccaccaccagcatcaccaccacacaaacacacacacacaccgcctgCACGGTTGTTCTACCACTTTTCCTCTTTTCGCTGCAACGAGGGCAATGCTGCGGAGACTTGTGGGCGGTCGGGCGTCGCGAGGCGGATCCATCATGAGCCACCGCGCGCCTCACTTCTCTGTCTCATCACCCTCGTCTCCACTGCAGGCCGCTCAACCATCTCCATGCCACACGTCGATGCGCGCCATTGGTACTGCGATGCCCGGCGCGATGCACCAGCCCGGGGAGTCGGGGCAGGCGGCTGGGTCGAGTACCACGATCGCCGGGAAGGAGACATGGGGGCAGTTCAGTGCCAAGATgcgtcacggccgccgccgcatccgcgTCATTGACATTGCGGCGAAGATGTCCTATGAGTACCAGATGTTGAAGAAGATGTGTAAGCGGCGCCCTGCCATGCGGCAGTGGGCGGTGCGCGACGACTACTGCGACATGAGCCCCGGCGTGGTCGTCATGTCACCTTCTATGCAGGCTGCCTTCATGAAGGTGTTTCGGCTGAAGGACAAGGGTCTCATTCGCCAGTGCCTGCGCGACATCATCCCGATCATCGAGTACCGCAACCGCGAGGAGCGACCAGCCGCAATTCGCGATAAGCCGTCCGACATGATCCCCGAAGGCGAGCCCGACACCCTCAACCAAAAGAAGCGCGAGCTTTTCGAGCGCAAGGAGACAGGCGAGAACTTCAAGCCGCTCTACCTGCACGACAAGCGCTCGCAGGCGAAGCTGCGCTTCAAGATTCGGCAGCGGCTCATCAAGTttcagcggcagctcgcCATCGCGAACGCTGTGGCGAGCCGCACCGTCCTGTACTCGGCGGATGACGCGATCGGCTACTTTCTCttccgcggcgctgccatgTACGCCGGGATGCACCGTGTTTTCTTTGAGCTGAGCAAGCAGCTTCCGCATTTTGTGCCGAAGAGCATGCTGGACTttggcgccggcaccggcacggCCATTCTCGTAGCGAAGGAGGTGTACGACCCCGGCACCCTCGCCTACCCGCTTTACCGGTCCATGCGGCAGACCATGACCGGGAACGTgagcgcgcaggcgcagcagctgcgcgagcttcGCTACGACCTCCGCCGCCTTAGCCGCAACAACacggagaagaggaaggccCGCTtcatggcggtggcggcactgCTGGAGCGTGGCGAGGTTGACACGGCCGATTTGCCGGCCGACCTTCGCCGCGAGATCGCGCAAGTCGCGGCCAACGCCGCAGCGAACAAAAAGCGTCGTCTCATCACCGAGTCGCACGCCCGCTACCGCGAAGTCGTCGACGGCACCGAGTGGGAGGATGGCGACCCGCTCggcgagaagaagagcacggCAGAGGACCCAAGCGACGTGttcgacggcgaggaggacggcgatggcggcggcggcgacggggcGGCGACAGTGGAGCGGACGTGGTGGGAGAAGCTGGTAGACATGGAGAATGCCACCGCGCAGGAGCGGGCGAGCCGGcgcctgcagccgctgcaggaggtcACGGCGATCGAGCCCAGCCCAGGCATGATGGAGATCGGCACGATGGTGCTCCACGACGACATCCCTAACGTCGCATGGAAGCGGTACCTGCTGCCGGAGGACGAGTCCATTCAGCACGATCTCGTAGTGGCTGCCTACTCCCTCAGTGAAGTTGCAGACTCGGCGAATCGGACGCGactcgtgcagcagctgtggaAGATGACACGCGGCGTACTCGTGCTGGTGGAGTTCTCGAATCTGCACAACTTCAACCTCCTGATGGAGGCCCGCGACACGATCCTGGAAGAAAAGGGCATTGGTCTATGGGACTGGCAGCCGACCATTGTAGCCCCGTGCCCGCACGAGCAGCGCTGtccgctgcgccactgcaAGGCGGGCGTGAAGAGCAAGCGCATGCGCCTCTGCACGACTGAGGCACAGTACCGTGCCACCTTCATCGATGTCTGGGCACGGCACATGCCGCTGAAGGTGGGCATCGAGCCCATCTCTTACATGATTTTTGCCCGCAACGAGCTCGTGCCCGAGCGGGCGGAGCGTCGAGAGGCGCAGGTGAAGCgggaagaggcggagcgggtTCAGGCACGAGATGCGAAGCAGCGAGAGCTCTACGCGGCCTCGCTGTCGTTGAAGGACGTCGTCTTCGATCGATTGAgtgacgaggcgctgcaccgACCCTCAACCGGCGTGCCGATGAAGTTGTCGGGCGCAGCGACCGCCGATGACGTGGCTGCCTCGTCGACCCTTACGCAGGCGATGCAAAacggcgccaccagcaccgcggAGGTGGGCCAGCTGCCCTTGGCCGTCCCCCGCCTAGCCCAGACCTCTGCGCAGCGGTACAACAAGCTCGTCTACCCGCTCCAGTTTCCACCAGCAACGCACCGGTACAACCGCGCCTTCGTTGACGCTGGGtatcagcggcagcgcgccatcACGCCTTCCGAGATGCTGGTCGTTCGCGAGGAGTTGGAGGACATGCGGCGCCGAGTAACGCGAGCAAGCCCGTCATATCTGCGCGTGGTGCGCGACCCTACGTGCCGGGGCAAGATCCAGGCGTGCTTCTGCACACCGGATGGCGACCTCATCACCGCCCGCGTCTACCGCCGCTTCTACGGCGACCACAGCAGCGTCCGCCGCCACACGACGATGCGCTGGCAGCACATTGGCGGTTGgaagctgctgaagcgcatccgcagcggcTCCCTCTTCCCACACGACCTGCCGCTCTACGCGGTGAATCGGCACCCCCAGGTGGACTTTCCCAACACCCTCGTCGGTGTGAAGCACTCCGCggtggagaagacggcgatGCAGTACAACGACCCGATGTCGCTGATGGAAACTCCAGAGGAGGAGCTCTCGcgcgaggaggtgaagcagaagcgccgcctgctgcgcgacgaggaggagcacaggaaggcagaggcgaagctcgaggaggtgctggGAACCAAGATCCGTGACGCCTCGCTGGAGGGCCACATCGAcgctcgccgccgcatcTCGGCCGAGGACTGGGCCAAGGCGGTGCGCCATGCGAGGCAAAAGACGGtgcggcacacgcagcagACGATCCCGAACGCAGCCAAGATGCGCGCGCTTAAGCGAACGCTCGAGGTACGTCACCGCAACGTGTGGCGAGAGATGAAGCAGAATCGTCGACGTTGAGGGGCAGTCGAGCTGGAGATGTCCATTCGTTGCCCTCCGTGAACGCCGCCCTATCGGCCCACTGGCTCTTCTCAATACCAACAACGTCCTTTTCGCAAACTTTCCGCGCCCATGGTTTCCCTCTTGTGCGTCTGCATCTCTGCTGCTCCGCGCGCGcttgtggtggcggtggcagtggcggtgggaaggacgaggaagggagggcgagAATGCGTCCACCGCCCTCACCGCCTCCATTCTCTTGTGTTCCAACTGTGCCACAGGCGATTGAAGCTCACACACTCGTGTATCGGGAGAGTGCTGATGGGGCGGAGCGGATCACCGCGGCACGACAGGAGAGAGAATTCGGTAcagtgcggcgcagcgggttGACTCGCCGTTGCCTACTGGTGTTTGTTCACACTGTAACCTAACCACAAACAgacccgcacacgcaccgctCGCCGGTTGGTGGCCCGCTCTCCCTTCCATGGCCGCTGGAAATGAGGCGTGCGGGACACGGTTTTGTTCTTCTGTTTATTGTGACTTGTGGCACGTGCCGGCACGTGGTGATGTGACGTGCCGGCTGCTCACCTCTTCCGCGAGCATCGGCACAGCAACGCCCGAGCTCTTTGCGTACtggtgcgtatgtgtgcgctcATGCACGCTCCCCActtcgccccccccttctctctctccttgcaTCTTGGCTCTCTCGTCTGGACGGTGCCTTTCGGTTATATTTCGACTTCTCGCCTCTCTGCTGTCACGCGCACTGGATGCAGCGACCGTCACCATCTCGACCAGCTCAAGCaccggccgccggcgcggaggcggagcgaaTCGCGCCACAAAAAGAGAACGCACGTTCCCCCTACTTGCTGGCACCTTATCTGCCGATTTTTATCTTTTTTTCGGCGCACGATGACGCGATATCAGCGCTTCTCGTGGTGCCCAGTGCTGCTGGTGATGGCCCTGTACACCGGCagcgtgctgctcttcacCACCTCAAtgctctccacctccacagTGATGCGGACGGTGGCGACAGAGCCGTGCTCTGGGACaaaggtgccgccggcagATCAGGTAATACTCATCTTGATCGATGCCCTGCGGCCCGACTTTGTGCTGTCCTCCCTGCGCCCCTTCGCCCGCACGGGTGGTCAATGCACTGCGCACGAGGACGCGCTGGGGCGCCAGCGCTTGGACGGGGTCTACACCGGGCCAACGCTCCACTACGTGGAGGAGTCGTTGCGCTCGAGCCGGTCGGCGTCCGTGGCGTTCTTCCTCGTTGCCGACGCCccaacgacgacggcgcaaCGCATCAAGGCGATCGCCACGGGCACGATGCCCGCCTTTCTCGAGGCCGGTTCCAACTTCAACAGCGAGGCCATCGAGCTGGACAGTATTCTCCGTCAAGTGAACGGtagcgctgtgctgctgggcGACGACACCTGGGAGAAGATGTTTCCTAACACACCGGCACGGCGCCACTGGAAGAGGGCAGTCGGCATTCCTTCTTTCGACGTCGCCGACTTCGACACGAACGACAATGCCgtgctggcggaggtgtACAGCGTGCTGGCAGCCGAGACGCCAGAGG
This window encodes:
- a CDS encoding putative fumarate hydratase, whose protein sequence is MLRRVAPLLAEFNFVPLVSKVSHKETKYRLLTKDYVSVVQPGAGLPEMLRVDPAALTLLSSTAFDDVEHLLRSSHLMCLRKIFDDPEASDNDRFVALQLLKNANISSARLLPGCQDTGTAIIAGYRGDQVFVPGNDEEALSRGVYDIFQKRNFRYSQNVPLSMYDEKNTGTNLPAQIDLYASKGMEYSFMFVAKGGGSANKSFLLQESKSVLNPKSLRKFLKEKLAMFGTSACPPYHVAVVIGGTSAEMTMKVLKYASCHYYDDLITKPDMKTGYTFRDLELEKEVLEICQNIGMGAQFGGKYYAHDVRVIRMPRHGASCPIGIGVSCSADRQALGKINKDGVWLEELEMEPSQYLPDVKEDQLLKTPAVMVNLNRPMPEVLQELSKHPVRTRLSLTGTIIVARDSAHARMREMLEAGKPLPQYMKEHPVYYAGPAKQPDGLPSGSFGPTTAGRMDPFVDLFQSHGGSMVMLAKGNRSKQVTKACHKYGGFYLGSIGGPAAVLAQDAIKKVECLDMKDLGMEAVWKIEVENFPAFIVVDDKGNDFFEQL